TACCATTGCCAAGAATAACTGCCTGAACTGTTTAAAGCGGAGAGAAGTGCTGGCTGTGCATCATGACCGGATGAAATATCTGGAGATGCATTTCAATTATGAGGCTCTCAACCGGATGGATCATCAATACCTGGAATTTTCTGAATTAAAGGAAAAGATTGAAGAGGCAATTTCCGGCCTTTCGGAAAATTGTCGGCGCGTATTTTACATGAGCCGGTTTGAGGATAAATCCAATAAGGAAATTGCTGCAGCGCTCGATGTGACGGTGAAAACCGTGGAGGCGCACATGACAAAAGCGTTGAAACATCTTCGAAAAGAATTGAAAGATTACCTTCCTGTTTTATTGGTGATTACCAATTTCCTGAATTAAATCTGAGAAAAAAATTGAAATCACGGTTAGGGTTGTCCTTGGCTTGATTGTTTAATAGTTAAAGAATGTGAAAATATTTGCTTTCGCATAAGGATTTATCAGAAGCAGTGTGAGAATAGAGGCTCAGAAAAGTTATTGTATTGAAAGAAAATAGAAATAATTGATGTCAGACGAATTATTATCAAAAATTTTGTCGGGAACGGCAAGCGAGGAGGAGAAAAGAGCCTATTACGAGGAGGTGGCCACTGATGAATCCTTTCAGGAGGAATTTTATCAGACCAAAAGTTTGTGGGTGAGAGCAACTGCCGGCAGAAAAGAGCCAAAGCTAAATCTGGATGAGGAATACAGAAATCTGAAGGAGAAGGTTAGCGGAATGAAAAAAAACGGAATCCGGAGTCTGACCCGTATTTGGATTGGACGGGCAGCGATGGTTACGGTGTTGCTCTCCGTAGGATGGTTGGCTCACCAGTTCTGGTCGCCCGGAAAGCAGCAGGTGGATTTTACCCAGCAGTTTGCTTCGTCGATTGGCAGCATTTCACAGATGACTTTGCCCGATGGAACACAAATTTGGCTGAATTCGGGCAGTAAAGTGGTTTATCACGAGACTTCGAAAGAGAGAAATGTTCAACTTGTGGGCGAGGCCTGTTTTGACGTAGCGCATGATGAAGAGCATCCGTTTTCGGTTCAGACAGAAAACATGGTAGTCCGTGACTTAGGTACGCGTTTTAATGTTCGGGCCTATCCCAATGATGAGGTTACCGAAACAACGCTTATCGAAGGAAGTGCAGAGATTCTTTCAGGTAATAATTTGAAGCGAATCTGTGAATTGAAGCCGGGAGAACTGGCTGTATATGACAAGGCAAGGAAGCGGATGTCAATACAGGAGATCGACCCGTCGACCATCGTTGCCTGGATGGATGGTAAGTTTGTCTTCCGGAATGAAAAACTGGCAGATATCTGCGACGAGCTGGAGAAATGGTACGGTGTCCGTTTCCGTTTTGCTGACGATGTGATTAAAGATTACCGGTATACGGCGAACATCAAACGGACGACTTCGATTTCGTATGTTCTGAAAATGCTGAATATCACAACTCATTTGCATTACAGCATTCAGGAAAATAAAATGGAACCTGACATTATTACGATATCAACAGAAAAGAAAAGTAACTAAACAAGAATATTAAACGATTGCCTATGCACTAACTATCAACTAAATCAACAAAAAACCGGGAGGGTGGCACCCTTCCCGGTTCATGTGAATTTAATATCCCGAGCAGTCTCTATATCAGAGAATCGCAAATAAGACTGCTCTATTGTAAACCAAACAGTTCAAATCTATGAAGAATTTTCGAAGATTCCCGGGCAATTTATGCCCCGGGCTAAAAAAATTGTACCTAACCATGAAACTAACTGGATTCCTGTTGCTTCTTTCCGC
This Prolixibacter sp. NT017 DNA region includes the following protein-coding sequences:
- a CDS encoding RNA polymerase sigma-70 factor, which codes for MAGELKNISNEEFRSIFDQYYPMLFHLGKEYLQDEDEAKEVAQNAFVKLWEIRESLSTESNIRNFLYTIAKNNCLNCLKRREVLAVHHDRMKYLEMHFNYEALNRMDHQYLEFSELKEKIEEAISGLSENCRRVFYMSRFEDKSNKEIAAALDVTVKTVEAHMTKALKHLRKELKDYLPVLLVITNFLN
- a CDS encoding FecR family protein is translated as MSDELLSKILSGTASEEEKRAYYEEVATDESFQEEFYQTKSLWVRATAGRKEPKLNLDEEYRNLKEKVSGMKKNGIRSLTRIWIGRAAMVTVLLSVGWLAHQFWSPGKQQVDFTQQFASSIGSISQMTLPDGTQIWLNSGSKVVYHETSKERNVQLVGEACFDVAHDEEHPFSVQTENMVVRDLGTRFNVRAYPNDEVTETTLIEGSAEILSGNNLKRICELKPGELAVYDKARKRMSIQEIDPSTIVAWMDGKFVFRNEKLADICDELEKWYGVRFRFADDVIKDYRYTANIKRTTSISYVLKMLNITTHLHYSIQENKMEPDIITISTEKKSN